ACTTCAGTCGTCATCAAACCAAATGCGTTGATCTCTTTCATCCAGTCCAGTTGCTCGCGTTGATCGGTCGCTCGCCACGCGATGTGGTGAACCGTTCCGGTCCCCGGACGCCCAGCTGGAATATGACCGTGGACGACGTCGATGACATTTCCGAACTCCCCTTCTGCAATGTAACGATCGACTGTTTCCGTCCGTTTACTAAGTGTCAGTCCGAATGTGTCTGTCAGTAACTTCGCTGTATCCGACGGATCTCGTGACAGCAATGTCGCTCCAGCAAATCCTTTAATCGCGACGTCTCGCGTGATGCCGTCGATTTCGTAGCGGCTGTTCGATCCCTTGCGTTCGACGAGTTCAATTTGAAGACCGTGTGGATCTTCAAAGGCAATCTGTTGCTCTCCAAACCGAACCGTCTCTTCAAACGAGACGTTTTTTTCTGTCAGTCGCGCTTTCCAAAAATCCGCTGTACCGATCGGAATCGCATAAGCTGTCGTCCCGACTTGTCCGGCACCGACTTGCCCTTTCGGCATGCCTTCAAATGGAAAGAAGGTAATAATCGTTCCTGGCGCTCCCGACTCATTCCCGAAGTAGAAGTGGTACGTTCCAGGATCATCGAAGTTGACCGTTTTTTTGACGAATCGGAGCCCGAGGACCGTTCCGTAAAAATCGAGATTTTCTTGTGGATCTCCGACCATCGCGGAGATATGATGGATGCCTTGTGTTTTCATCTGACGCGTTCCTCCTTTAAGATCGTCTTGTTAACACAATAATAGTAACTAATGTACAAAAAGTAAACCAATAAGCCTTTCATCGTTCTTTTCTGGAACCTTTACCCAATTTAGAGCGTAGGACACTAGGTAACAATGTTACACTTGTCGTGCAACAGACGTCTTTATAGGAGGTTCATATGTTAGAAATCAAACAAATCACGAAGCGTTTCGGCGATTTTACAGCCGTAGATGCTCTGACGATCGAGGTGCCACGCGGGCAAATCTTTGGTTTGCTTGGTGCGAACGGTGCCGGGAAGACAACGACGTTCCGAATGCTGCTCGGTCTACTGCAACCGACTGAAGGTTCGATCACCTGGAACGGAGAGCGCATTCCGACTTCAAAAATCGGATACCTTCCGGAAGAACGAGGTCTCTATCCAAAAGTCCGCGTTGACGAACAATTGCTATTCCTCGCAGAACTCCGTGATATGAAACGGAAAGATGCGAAACAAGCATTAACGGAATGGCTCGAGTATTTCCAAATTCCACAGTATGAAAAAATGCGCGTCGAACAACTCTCAAAAGGAAATCAACAAAAAATCCAGTTGATTTCTGCCGTCCTACATAAACCAGAACTCCTGATTTTAGATGAACCGTTCAGCGGACTTGATCCAGTCAACGCGGAACAATTAAAACGTGCTGTCAAAAAGTTGACCGTCGATGGAACGACGATCGTCTTCTCAAGTCACCGAATGGATCACGTCGAAGAACTCTGTGAACACGTCGCGATTCTCGATCATGGAAAACCCGTCGTTGCCGGCTATCTTCCTGACATCAAGGCAGGCTACGGAAAAACACGCGTTCTCTTGACGACAGATGCCCCACCGCTCCTCTGGGATAGCTTGCCGGGTGTCCTCCAAATCGAGTCGGACAACAACGGTCATATCGTCCAAGTCTCTTCCAAAGAGGTGGCTGATCAACTTCTCCAACATATCGTCAGCCAAGGACACCATGTCGATCGGTTCGTCTGGGATCAACTATCGCTGCAGGATATCTTCATCGAGGAGGTCGGAAAACGTTATGAACCGTAAATTCCTGACTTTATATCGCTTCAATCTACTCCAAAAATTGCGCGCTAAAAGCTTTTTGATTTCGACGGTCCTGATGGTCCTGTTCCTCGTCGGCTTCGGCAATATCGAACGGATTCTCGACTGGTTCTCGGGTGACGATCCGAAAGTTGCCCTCGTCAGTGAATTATCGACGGACCTTCGTCCTTCCTTGAAGAAGGCTGGTGTCACTTCAGATATCACAACGAAGGATTATACGGTCGCTGAAGCCCGAAAAGCAGTCGATCGAGGCACATTTGATGCCGTGGCGATCGTTCAGGATTCGTATGACGTAACACTCGTCAGTGCTAGTCCTGAATCTGAATTACAAACACAGGTCGCAACGGTCGTCAAAGAAGTCCGTGATCAAGCCGTCATCACGGACGCTGAAATCGATCCGAACGTTCTTGCTTCGCTCGCTGAACCCGTTCCCGTCAAACAAGAATTGACATCGACAGGTGGTAAAAGCGAGGATGAACTCTTTGCTGCCTCTGCCCTTGTCTATGTATTGCTGTTCTTGATGTATTTCACGATTGCCATTTACGGCGGGATGATCGTCACGGAAATCGCGAACGAAAAATCATCCCGTGTCATGGAGTTGTTGATTTCAGCAGCAAGTCCGATCCAACATATGCTCGCGAAGATTCTCTCGATCGCAACGGTCAGTCTCGTGCAGTTATCGATTCTCGTTGGCGTCGGCTACTACAGTGCCCAGAGTAGCAGTTTATTTGATCAGTTATCACTCGATTCCTTGAGTGCCCGGACGATCATTTATCTATTCGTCTTCTTCTTACTCGGATATTTCCTATATGCCACGTTACTCGCAGCACTCGGTTCGCTCGTCAGTCGCGTCGAGGATGCACAACAAGTCACGTTACCGGTCATCTTGTTGATTGTCGCTGCCTTCATGATCTCGATGTTTAGTCTAAATGCTCCAACGAACCAAGCCGTTGTCGTCTTGTCGTTCGTTCCGTTCTTTACACCGATGGTCATGTTCTTGCGCGTCATGTTGACCGATGTTCCATTTTGGCAAGTCGCGATTTCGCTCATCTTGATGCTAATCAGTATCTCGCTTGCCTTGTTCGTCGGAACAAAATTCTATCGGGGTGGCGTTCTATTCTACGGATCAAACCCACTCAAACAACTCCGTCGAATCTTAAGCGGTCGCCGGTAACAGTTTACAAGACGAATCGTTTCCGCTATCGTTAGGTGAGAAAAAGCCTTTAGGAGGAACTACGTTATGCGGTCTCGTTTTTGGGCAGCGATCCTTTTCACAGCTGCTGCCATGGTCTCGTCACTTGTCATGTTCACGAAATTCCCGCAAGCGAGTGCGACATGGGAGCTCGTCCTTGCCTATGGAGGCATGGCGTTCATCTCTAGCCTCTTTTGCTGGTCCTTCGTTGCGGTACGCCGCCACTCTTCCCGTCTGTATGGGAGCTGGGTTGGTGTCTTCATCGCCGGACTGACTGTCTTACTCGTCTGTATCGCGCGATTCGTCTTGCGTGGTGATGTGATGATGATTTTCAAATGGCAAGCGATGCTCGGTAGCTTAACTCTCAATTTCGGCTATGTCGGTTGGGTACTCGTCATTGCAAATGCGATCATCGGTTTCATCATCGGTCGGATCCGTCAAAAGACGCGTCGTCCACGTCCGATGCCACAACGTTAATAAAAAGTCGCTGTCTTCTGAACATCAATCAGAAGACAGCGACTTTTTTTATTTGCGATGGTAACGCGATCGACTTTTGCGATCACTATAATCCGCATAGTAGGTAGAAGCCGGTAACGATACACCGTTCGTCATCCGGTCCAAGTACTCGTCGAGTTGCATCATCGATGGCAATTTATCCTCAAACAATTCATACGTCTCTTCTGCTTGATCGCGTTGTAATTCCCCTGCTTCCATCACAGCTTCGACAAGCTCATGGAAGATTCGTTGCTCTGTCGCACTCATCGTCTGCTCGATTCGTTTGACGTCTTCGTCATACATCAAATCAAACAGGCGCATCCGCTCCTCGAGCTGCTCCTCGACCCACGTTCCGTCTTGTCCGAGCGTCTGCTCATAAGCAAGCTTCATCTCTTCAAGCGGTGTGTTCTGTTGCATGATGAACTTCAACGACTCCCCTGTCCAGATATGCCGTGCCAAATAACTTGGATCGATATTTAAGACGTCCGCCAATGCTTCGATATAGGGTTTCGTTGGATAGACTTCGCTGAGCTCCGTCCGTCGAATGAAATACGGCGCGACACCGAGTCGTTCAGCTAACTGTTCGATCGTAATCCCGGCACGCTCTCGTAAAATACGAATCCGGTCACCGTAACCCCGATATGGTGAATGGTCTAGCATACGTTTCCCTCCCTTGTTCCTATGGTATCATCATACCCTTGAATCTGGTGTTGGATACATCGAACTTTCGGATGATTTCCGAAACAGATGACGCGGGTAGCGTAACCAAATCGGTAAGACGCTCAGGAAATAGCCGATCGTAACGATACTGATCCAAAACAGTGCTAAGTTTAGAAATGATCCGACCTGTAATCCGGCTTGCGTCACGACGACTTGAAACAATAAGAAGGCATGAAAGACGGAAATCAGATACGGGATGAGCAAGACAGCGCCATACTTCATTAACAAGTAGCGACGGATATTGCCCGAACCAAACCCAAGTGCAAACAATGTCTTCATCCGCTTTTGTTCCTGTTCCGCCGTCATCTGCATCCATACATGCAAAAAGCTCGCGTTGATGACGAACAACCAGACCGTTAAGAGAATGACGACGAACGTGACGAGCCGAACGATTCGAATCCCATCGATTTCATCTTCCGTCTCGTTGATCAGTTGATACGGAACCGATTGTTTCTCGTCGAGTTTTGCCGTCGACTGAATGTTCCGGACGATTTTCATCCACTGTTTCCAGTCCTCGGTACCGTAATCCTGATAGGATGGTGTATCGAAGACGACGATTTGGCGAACGGGTTGCTTGAGTGTTTGAAAGACTTCGTCACTGACGACAAATAGTGTTTCAATTTGATAATTGTATCCAAACACTAAATCATGCGAAGACGGTGGAAGCAACTCGAAATCGGCTTTCTCCATCGCTTGCTTCGCTTTTTTCATCGTTGGTGTATTCTCCTCGAGTTGGACTGGACGCGCTGGAACGAAGAAACTTTGTCGTCCGGTCACCGTTCGCTCCGGGAGATTCAAGTGACGCATCATTCCGTTATAAGACGAGATCGGTAAGACATAACGTGTGCCCTTTGATTTTAGTCGAACATCTTGTTGATAACGCTCCGGAAACGCCTCCATCATCGTCTGTTTGACTTCTTTTAATCGTTTCGTTTGTTGCGCGGATTCCTCGTAATAGACTAAACCGAACTGGTTTTGTGACGACAAGTCGAATCCGATTAATTGAAATAAGAAGACGAGTCCGACTGCCGTCAATGCACACGACGTCAAAATCGTTCCGAGGGCAATCAATGTACTATTCGTTCGAAGTTGATTGGCGATTTCTGAGACAATCAGCTTGCGAAGCGACAGTCGCCGCGGCCGATACAACTTCGTCATCCATGGCAAGATATACCGACAGATGAAGAACGACCCGATAAAGATGACGAGTGGAAAAAATATATAAAATCCTTCCGTCCGAACAAATGCTAAAGCATAACTATAGATCAATAGTAGTAACGCTCCGATTTGCGTCAGAACCCAGACTCGTTTTCGAAAAGGCGAACGTAAACGAGTCGGTCGATCGGGACGAAAACGGTAAATCGCGAGGACCGTTGCCGTCAATAATACTAAGAAGGCGCCGCCAATCAAGGCGAGAATCGCATAAAAGGACAACTCGAACTCGATGGATGGTAAGAACATAACTTTGACGACGGATAGCAACAGCATCTTCGTCAAGACATTCCCGAGAACCATCCCCGCTGTAATCGCGAGACCACCCACGATTAAGACTTCAATTAAAAAATACTTCAAGAAGTGTGACAACCCACTCCCAAGCGTCCGCATCGTCCGTAGATCATTCTTACGGTGCTCAAGCATCGTATACGTCGTCGAGTAGATGAACAGGACGCTGAAGAAGAGGATGATCAGCTCTGCGATGAAGACGAAGAAAATCGTCATCTCGATGACTTGGTTCAATTGACTGAGAACCTTAGCGACGTTTTGAAACGATCCATTCGTCAACAAGTTCCAGTAACTCGTCACAATCGTCATCGCGATGATGATCGTCAAGGCATAACCGTAATACAATCGCTGATAACGCCGGATATTACGTAGGGCGTATTGCAGATAATTGATGCTCATCCCCTCCTAACAGCGATAGTGATTCAATGACCCGTTGGAAAAAGATACGTCGTGGCTCATCGCGGAACAACTCCGTTTGAATGCTACCATCTTTTAGGAATAAGACATGGTTACAGTATGACGCGACTTGCGGATCGTGTGTCACGATGACCATCGTCATTCCCGTCGCATTCAATTCAGCTAGGACGTCCATGACGTGTTTCGTCGCTTGGAAATCGAGTGCTCCCGTCGGTTCATCGGCGAGCATCAGACGTGGTGTATGAATCAAGGCGCGACCGATCGAAGTCCGCTGCCGTTGTCCACCACTGACTTCATCGACTTGTTTATCAAGCAGATCCTCAATTTGTAGACGGCGTGCCAACTCTTCCATTTCTTCGCGTGCGTGCTTGGCTTTTTTCCCAGACAACATCAACGGAACGAGCATGTTTTCACCGAGCGTTAAGGAGTCGAGTAAATTAAACTCCTGAAAGATGATGCCAAGCGTCTCGCGCCGAAAACGCGTCATCTCTTTTCGTTTGAATGTCGCTGTATCGACGCCATCGATCAGAATGGATCCCCAGCTTGGCTCATCGAGTGTCGCAAGCAAGTTGATCAGCGTCGACTTTCCACTACCCGATGGTCCCATGACCGCGACCATCTCACCTTCTTCGACTCGAAAATTCACATCCGTCAACGGTTGCTCCGTCACCTTTCCGGGGTACACCTTCCCCAATTGTTTGACCTCAATCATGTGCGCGACCTCCTACTAATCGAATCCGGCATGTCGTGCCGACACCTTCCTCACTCTCAAGTTCGATCTCGTGCCCAAGCTTCAAGCAGACTTGCTGGACGAAATACAATCCCATCCCGGTCGATTCCCCGTATCGTCGTCCGTTCTCACCCGTAAAGAACGCATTAAAGACGCGAGGAACGTCTCGTTTCGGGATACCGACGCCGTCATCTCGAACGGAAAGAATGACTTGCCCTTTAATCTCTTCTGCTGACAGAACGACTTCTCGTCCGTGTCCCGTCGTATATTTAATCGCATTCGTCACGAGTTGTAGGACAAGGAAACGGAACCACTTCGCATCCGTGTAGACATACACATCCTCTGCGATATCGAGTTTCGGAAAGACCTGATTTTTAACGAACAATCGCTTTTCCTGATTGATGATGCTCGTGACGAGCGGCTTCAATGACAATTGTTCTGCCTTTAAGTCCGTCTCGATCGCTTCTAAACGTGACGAATAAAGCATCTGATCAAGACCACTACGCAACCGATCGACCTCTTGTCGTAAATCCGCTTGATAGTGCTCCCCAGGGTGTTCAAGGATCAGCTCGATGACGGATAACGGCGTCTTCATCTGGTGAATCCATTGGTCGACGTAGCGATGCCGTTCCTTTTCCTTGCGGCGCTCAGCGAACAAACTGTTTCGAAACAGCGTCTGTTGTCGCTCTAAAAATTGTTCGACCGCAACGGAAATCGGTTCTTCGCTATCACTACGAATCGGTTCTGCAACCGACTGAACCGGCTGTTGCATCCGCCGTAGCAGCGGAAGCATGCTGAAGAAACGGTAACTGAGATAAATCAGAAGACCGATACTGTTCAAGAGCACGATATAAAAGAAGGCTGCCGGACGGTACAGATCATAGAGCCATAAGACGGCGTATAAAATCAACATCTGTCCAGTAAAGAAGAGGATGCCTGGTATCGCGTGCCGTAAAAAGAGCTTCATGGCTCAAGAACCAGTTTATAGCCGACACCCCGCACCGTCTCAAGACCTGCAACACCAATCTCGGCGAGTCGTTTACGGACGCGGGTGATGTTGACGTTCAATGTATTCTCATCGACGAATGCCTCATCATCCCAAATCCGTTCGAGTAAGTCTCCTCGACTGACGATCCGCGGACTTGCCGTCAACAACATCTCAAGGATCAACCCTTCTTTTTTCGACAACTCGATCGACTGCTCCCCATACTCGACGATATAACGATCCAAGTACAGCGTGACACCCGCTTTCGTCACTGTCCGCTCGTCCGTCTCGTTCGACAAGGTGCCATATGCCCGGCGAATCTGACTTTTGATCTTTGCAATGACGACGGCACCTTGGAACGGTTTGACGATGTAGTCATCCGCACCATATTCGAGCGCCATCACTTGATCCATCTCCCCGACCCGTGCCGAGATGAACAAGATTGGTGCCCGCGTTTTCATCCGCAATTGTCGGCACCAATAGAAGCCGTCAAACTTCGGTAAGTTAACGTCTAGGAGAATGACGTCCGGATTCGCTTCCTCATACGTCGCAACGACGTCCCCTCGTCCATCTTCAACGACTACTTTAAAATCATATCGTTCGAGTAGTTCTTTCAATAATGCAGCAATCTTCATATCATCTTCGACTAATAAAATCGTATGCATCGTTCATGTCAACTCCTTCTCCCTTTATCATAACGAACTCAAAAAGGACTGGAAACGATTATTCCGTTTCCAGTTCCGTGAAGTATCTAGTTGGTTACGTGACGATACGGCGATAAGCACGAACAGTCACGATGTAATAGATGAGATAGACGATCGTATAACAGATGATCGCAAGCAACGTCGGACGGACGATGTTGTAGTTCAACAGTTTCTGCAAGACTTGCATCGCAACTACACTATGAACGAGTCCGAGGACGTACGGTAAAGAGAAGACGAATCCAACGAGACGACGGATGATACCGGTCTGTTCCTTCTCATCGACACCGATTTTCTGGATGATCGCAAATCGTTGTTTTGATTCTTCGGCTTCTGCGAGCATCTTGAAGTAGATGATCGAACCAGTTGCAAGTAAGAAGACAAGACCAAGGAATCCCGCTGCGAACGCGAGTAATCCAGTCGTCGCTGTCGTCATCGCATAGACAGGATAGTATGCTGCCATCTCGGTATCTGCTTGTTTTCCATAAAGTTGCGTCAACTGTTTCATCAGTCCATCATCATGACGTTCGTCGGAGAACTGATAATTCGTCAGCGTAAAGCCTTTTTCCGGCATCTTCGCAAAGGCATCATCGCTTACGACGAAGGCAAGCCGCTGTTTCTCATAAAGTTGAGCGATCGGTAAATTCGTCGCAGCGGTGATGCGAAAGGACGCATGAACATCCTTGATTTCAACACCAATCGGTGATTCGACTTTCATCTTCAATAAATCATTTCCTTTGAATGTCTCAAGGACGATCGCTTCGCCTTGCTTTGGCTCTGCGATGACCGATTTCCCATTGGCTTTTGCAAGCTTCACGTAATCCGAGTAATTGACGTAACTAAATTGCCCTGGCTGATCTTCGTAAGCATAGGTCTGATAATAACGTGTGAACGTCAGCGGATTCGGAAGCTCGGTCATCTTGTGATCGACGTTCTTGACGTTGACCATCGTCCGGCTGTCGATCTTTTGATCGGACTTCGCAATCCGTTTTTCTGCTTCTGCCTGTTTACTTGCAATCGACAGACTGTATGGCATTTGTTCTTCGACGGTCTGATCGATGAAGTAATAGATCGACGTCGCTGTACCGACTGTCGTCAATGTCACAGCGGTAATGACCGTGATCGTCGACAGCATGACGGCATTCGATTTGATCCGTGACAAGAGTTGCCCGTGTAAAATTAAGTTCGTTCCTTTAAAATGTCGTGCTTGATTACTTAAAAGGCGTAATAAGAAAATCGTGAAGTAACTCATTGTTCCGAACGTTCCGAGGATGACACAAAGCATCAAGAGCGGGGCAACGATCGTGAAGTGATCCATCAGTGGTTGTCCCGTCAAGTAGTATCCGACGCCGATCAATCCGACGGATAGCACGGCAAGAATCGGGTGCACTTTCGGTAGTGATTCTGCTTGTTGTTCTGCCTTGAACAGTTCAATCAATGTAAAACGATAGATTATCCGTGCCGAACGCAAAGCGATGATCAAGAAAATCAACAAGAAGACACCAATCGTCTGACCGACGGACGCAAAACTAATCGTAAACGACGCGTCGACTTGCATCACCATGACAGAAGCCAGCAACTGAACGAAATATTTCGAAGCCACCGTTCCGATCGCGATTCCGAGAATCAGACCAATTGCACCGTACCCCATCGTCTCAAGGAAGATTAAGCGTGCAATCTGTCCTCGTTCTAGACCGAGCAACGCATAGAGTCCAATTTCTTTCTTGCGGCGACGTAAGAAGAAGTCACTCGAATACCAGATGAAGATGGCAGAGAAGAGCGCGAGGATGACGCTTGCTCCCGTAAAGACCGTTCCTAGTTTTCCGTACATTTCATTTGCCTGAAGCATTGCTTCATTGGATCGAATGGCAAGGAACGTATAGTAAATCAGGATTGCGAACGTGACTGCACCGAGGTACATGACGTTTTGACGAATGTTCTTTAGATTTTGAAATGCTAGTTTAGACAAGCTCACGGACGGCACCTCCGAGTTCGCGCTGAACTTCCATGATCTGTTCGAAGAACTCCTTCTGCGAACCGAAGCGATGGACTTCCTTGAATAGCTCCCCGTCCTTGACGAACAAAATCCGTTCCGCATATGACGCTGTCATCGGATCATGCGTTACCATTAAGATCGTTGCGCCTTCATCATTGAGCGCCTGCATCGCCTCAAGTAACCCTGTCGCTGACTTCGAGTCAAGCGCACCGGTCGGTTCGTCCGCTAAGATAAGTGACGGATCGTGGATGATCGCGCGGGCAGCAGCCGTCCGTTGTTTTTGTCCACCTGATAGTTCGACGGGGCGTTTATCCAGTAAGTCATTGATCCCTAGTTGGCGAGCGACACGTTCCACCCGTTCAAGAATTGTTTTTTTATCAACGTTCGCGAGTGATAGTGGTAAGGCGATGTTTTCCCGGACCGTCATCGTATCGAGTAAATTGAAATCCTGGAAGATAAAGCCGAGTTGCTCCCGACGAAAACGTGCCAATTGTTTTTCCTTCATCGCTGTCACGTCTGCCCCATTGATTAAAATCGATCCGTCCGTCGGCTGATCGATCGTCGACAACAAGTTGAGTAACGTCGATTTCCCAGCACCGGACGGTCCCATGATGCTGACGAACTCTCCTTCATGGACACTAAGTGTCGTCGGGCGCAGCGCTTCATGGCGCGCTGTTTTCGTTTGATAGGTTTTTGAGATCTGTTCTGCTTGTAAGATTGCTTTCATCTGTAATGCCTCCTGTGTTTGATTCGTTACACTCAGTCTAGTACGAGTGCTCGATTCTCAAAATGGACTTTACTTTCACTTCTCTTACAAAACGGTAAGGCAAGGGAGGAGACAACAAAAAAGCCTCCATCCGCAAGGGATAGAGGCTGGTCGCATCTTATTTATGTGTTGCTTTGAAGAGCTCTGTGTCTCCTGCAACAACAGAAGTTCCTTCAGCTGGTACAGCTGAAAGCGTGAATTGATCGTGGTTCGTCACGATGATTGGTGTGATCGTCGATGGTGCGTTCGCACGGATGTAGTCAAGATCGAACTCAACGAGAACATCTCCTGCTTTGACTTTGTCACCTGACTGGACGTGAGCTGTGAAGCCTTCGCCTTTAAGGTTGACTGTATCAAGACCAACGTGGATCAACAGTTCAAGACCGTCTTCACCTTTTAGACCGATTGCGTGTTTTGTTGGGAAGATTGTTTCAACCGTCGCGTTGATTGGCGAGACGACTTTACCTTCTGTTGGTTCGATTGCGACACCGTCGCCCATCATTTTTTGAGAGAAAACTTGATCGGGTACGTTCTCGATGTTGACGATTTTACCTGTAAGTGCAGAAGCGATTTTCGCGTTTCCTGCGTCGTTACCACCAAACAATTTTTTTAAGAATCCCATGATACTATCCCTCTACTTTCTCGATCGTTATTCTTCCAAGTGGAAGTTTCGATTTTTTATAGGAGTAAGCTGTTAGACAGCTCGCTCACGTTCTCACAAAAAGCATACGTTTGTCCCTCTGGTTTTGCAAGTATTTTTGTGTGATAATAGTTAGAAATCAAAAGGAGGCGCTTACATGTTACCATTTTCAGAAATTACATATGTCCGTCCTGATCTTGCCTTACTTGAAACGTCCATGAATCAAGCAATCGCTCGATTAACGGAAGCCACACAGGTAGATGAAGCAAACGCAGCCATCACTGAGATTAATACCCTCAGAAACCAATTCGAAACGGCTAGCCAACTCGTCGAGATCCGTCACACGATCGATACACGCGATACGTTCTATGAAACGGAGCAAGGATTCTTCGATGAAGCGAGCGCGATCTATCAAGGATATGTCTCGAGTTATTATCAAGCATTAACGACACACCCACTCCGTAGTGAACTCGAACAGA
This window of the Exiguobacterium acetylicum genome carries:
- a CDS encoding VOC family protein — translated: MKTQGIHHISAMVGDPQENLDFYGTVLGLRFVKKTVNFDDPGTYHFYFGNESGAPGTIITFFPFEGMPKGQVGAGQVGTTAYAIPIGTADFWKARLTEKNVSFEETVRFGEQQIAFEDPHGLQIELVERKGSNSRYEIDGITRDVAIKGFAGATLLSRDPSDTAKLLTDTFGLTLSKRTETVDRYIAEGEFGNVIDVVHGHIPAGRPGTGTVHHIAWRATDQREQLDWMKEINAFGLMTTEVKDRNYFTSIYFHDRGRILHEIATDNPGFAIDENFESLGEDLKLPEQFEAHRTAIANHVTPITVPKGRLV
- a CDS encoding ABC transporter ATP-binding protein, with translation MLEIKQITKRFGDFTAVDALTIEVPRGQIFGLLGANGAGKTTTFRMLLGLLQPTEGSITWNGERIPTSKIGYLPEERGLYPKVRVDEQLLFLAELRDMKRKDAKQALTEWLEYFQIPQYEKMRVEQLSKGNQQKIQLISAVLHKPELLILDEPFSGLDPVNAEQLKRAVKKLTVDGTTIVFSSHRMDHVEELCEHVAILDHGKPVVAGYLPDIKAGYGKTRVLLTTDAPPLLWDSLPGVLQIESDNNGHIVQVSSKEVADQLLQHIVSQGHHVDRFVWDQLSLQDIFIEEVGKRYEP
- a CDS encoding ABC transporter permease; the protein is MNRKFLTLYRFNLLQKLRAKSFLISTVLMVLFLVGFGNIERILDWFSGDDPKVALVSELSTDLRPSLKKAGVTSDITTKDYTVAEARKAVDRGTFDAVAIVQDSYDVTLVSASPESELQTQVATVVKEVRDQAVITDAEIDPNVLASLAEPVPVKQELTSTGGKSEDELFAASALVYVLLFLMYFTIAIYGGMIVTEIANEKSSRVMELLISAASPIQHMLAKILSIATVSLVQLSILVGVGYYSAQSSSLFDQLSLDSLSARTIIYLFVFFLLGYFLYATLLAALGSLVSRVEDAQQVTLPVILLIVAAFMISMFSLNAPTNQAVVVLSFVPFFTPMVMFLRVMLTDVPFWQVAISLILMLISISLALFVGTKFYRGGVLFYGSNPLKQLRRILSGRR
- a CDS encoding helix-turn-helix domain-containing protein, which encodes MLDHSPYRGYGDRIRILRERAGITIEQLAERLGVAPYFIRRTELSEVYPTKPYIEALADVLNIDPSYLARHIWTGESLKFIMQQNTPLEEMKLAYEQTLGQDGTWVEEQLEERMRLFDLMYDEDVKRIEQTMSATEQRIFHELVEAVMEAGELQRDQAEETYELFEDKLPSMMQLDEYLDRMTNGVSLPASTYYADYSDRKSRSRYHRK
- a CDS encoding ABC transporter permease gives rise to the protein MSINYLQYALRNIRRYQRLYYGYALTIIIAMTIVTSYWNLLTNGSFQNVAKVLSQLNQVIEMTIFFVFIAELIILFFSVLFIYSTTYTMLEHRKNDLRTMRTLGSGLSHFLKYFLIEVLIVGGLAITAGMVLGNVLTKMLLLSVVKVMFLPSIEFELSFYAILALIGGAFLVLLTATVLAIYRFRPDRPTRLRSPFRKRVWVLTQIGALLLLIYSYALAFVRTEGFYIFFPLVIFIGSFFICRYILPWMTKLYRPRRLSLRKLIVSEIANQLRTNSTLIALGTILTSCALTAVGLVFLFQLIGFDLSSQNQFGLVYYEESAQQTKRLKEVKQTMMEAFPERYQQDVRLKSKGTRYVLPISSYNGMMRHLNLPERTVTGRQSFFVPARPVQLEENTPTMKKAKQAMEKADFELLPPSSHDLVFGYNYQIETLFVVSDEVFQTLKQPVRQIVVFDTPSYQDYGTEDWKQWMKIVRNIQSTAKLDEKQSVPYQLINETEDEIDGIRIVRLVTFVVILLTVWLFVINASFLHVWMQMTAEQEQKRMKTLFALGFGSGNIRRYLLMKYGAVLLIPYLISVFHAFLLFQVVVTQAGLQVGSFLNLALFWISIVTIGYFLSVLPIWLRYPRHLFRKSSESSMYPTPDSRV
- a CDS encoding ABC transporter ATP-binding protein — translated: MIEVKQLGKVYPGKVTEQPLTDVNFRVEEGEMVAVMGPSGSGKSTLINLLATLDEPSWGSILIDGVDTATFKRKEMTRFRRETLGIIFQEFNLLDSLTLGENMLVPLMLSGKKAKHAREEMEELARRLQIEDLLDKQVDEVSGGQRQRTSIGRALIHTPRLMLADEPTGALDFQATKHVMDVLAELNATGMTMVIVTHDPQVASYCNHVLFLKDGSIQTELFRDEPRRIFFQRVIESLSLLGGDEHQLSAIRPT
- a CDS encoding sensor histidine kinase translates to MKLFLRHAIPGILFFTGQMLILYAVLWLYDLYRPAAFFYIVLLNSIGLLIYLSYRFFSMLPLLRRMQQPVQSVAEPIRSDSEEPISVAVEQFLERQQTLFRNSLFAERRKEKERHRYVDQWIHQMKTPLSVIELILEHPGEHYQADLRQEVDRLRSGLDQMLYSSRLEAIETDLKAEQLSLKPLVTSIINQEKRLFVKNQVFPKLDIAEDVYVYTDAKWFRFLVLQLVTNAIKYTTGHGREVVLSAEEIKGQVILSVRDDGVGIPKRDVPRVFNAFFTGENGRRYGESTGMGLYFVQQVCLKLGHEIELESEEGVGTTCRIRLVGGRAHD
- a CDS encoding response regulator transcription factor, which encodes MHTILLVEDDMKIAALLKELLERYDFKVVVEDGRGDVVATYEEANPDVILLDVNLPKFDGFYWCRQLRMKTRAPILFISARVGEMDQVMALEYGADDYIVKPFQGAVVIAKIKSQIRRAYGTLSNETDERTVTKAGVTLYLDRYIVEYGEQSIELSKKEGLILEMLLTASPRIVSRGDLLERIWDDEAFVDENTLNVNITRVRKRLAEIGVAGLETVRGVGYKLVLEP